The Hymenobacter sp. GOD-10R genome includes a window with the following:
- a CDS encoding patatin-like phospholipase family protein: MPLSSADFTEHTSVRSALDQMREYLAQHPEWSISDIVDTPADGQRPHQYVDLVMEGGGMLGIALVGYVYALEQAGIRFLRLGGTSAGSINALLMAAAGPRQEASTKWIIEQLANQNFYDFVDGDEDAKDFTGDLLRPNDSNQGLGGWLHGLTGKAKLFSDGLQVIDNLRDDKGLHHGDVFRQWLQRLLNQKGVNSINKLVALRRQVPAQGLQRLADPLYGRPEVSVYMPEDLGRIAIVAADVTTQTKVVFPEMAPLYWSDWKGVHPADMVRASMSVPLFFEPYTISGLPGRNQSAPDNPYAAAWDALGYTGEIPESVLFVDGGIMSNFPIDLFHDNTQVPAAPTFGIKLGTDRASARPTESLPQYLGAIFDAARTQYDFDFIRRNSDYRHLVHCLNVDGFNWLDFQMSDKQKLDLFAVGVRGAVEFLLNFDWQGYKKLRAAKVEVVKQAQTMDAEKARPHEASAVELEWPGGMKPGYMRAQVDVSVHG; encoded by the coding sequence ATGCCACTTTCCTCCGCCGATTTTACCGAACACACTAGCGTACGTAGCGCCCTTGACCAGATGCGTGAATACCTAGCCCAGCACCCTGAGTGGTCTATATCCGATATAGTAGACACGCCTGCCGATGGCCAACGCCCGCACCAGTACGTGGATCTTGTGATGGAAGGCGGCGGTATGCTCGGTATTGCGTTGGTGGGCTACGTGTATGCCTTAGAGCAAGCGGGTATTCGCTTCTTACGCCTAGGAGGTACTTCGGCAGGCTCTATCAACGCCCTGCTGATGGCCGCGGCCGGCCCGCGGCAAGAAGCCTCTACCAAGTGGATTATCGAGCAGCTCGCCAACCAGAACTTCTACGACTTCGTGGACGGTGATGAGGATGCCAAGGACTTCACCGGAGATTTATTGCGCCCCAATGACTCTAACCAAGGGCTAGGTGGCTGGCTTCATGGCCTCACTGGTAAGGCCAAGCTCTTTTCCGACGGCCTGCAAGTCATTGATAATCTCCGCGATGATAAAGGTCTGCATCACGGCGACGTGTTTCGGCAGTGGCTCCAACGGCTGCTGAACCAAAAAGGCGTTAACTCTATCAACAAACTGGTGGCACTCCGGCGGCAAGTGCCCGCGCAAGGCTTACAACGTCTGGCTGATCCACTTTATGGCCGGCCCGAAGTGTCGGTTTACATGCCCGAAGACCTAGGCCGCATTGCCATTGTGGCGGCCGACGTAACCACCCAAACAAAAGTGGTATTCCCCGAAATGGCGCCTTTGTACTGGTCCGACTGGAAGGGCGTGCACCCGGCCGATATGGTGCGCGCCTCGATGTCGGTGCCGCTTTTCTTCGAACCGTATACCATTTCAGGGCTGCCAGGCCGCAACCAGTCAGCTCCGGATAACCCGTACGCGGCCGCTTGGGATGCGCTGGGCTACACGGGCGAAATTCCGGAATCGGTGCTGTTCGTGGACGGCGGCATTATGTCCAACTTCCCCATCGACCTCTTCCACGACAACACGCAGGTGCCGGCCGCGCCTACCTTCGGCATCAAGCTAGGTACCGACCGCGCTTCGGCACGCCCTACCGAATCATTGCCGCAGTACCTAGGTGCCATCTTCGACGCCGCCCGCACCCAATACGATTTCGACTTCATTCGCCGCAACTCCGATTACCGCCACTTGGTGCACTGCCTGAATGTAGATGGCTTCAACTGGCTTGACTTTCAAATGTCCGATAAGCAGAAGCTGGACTTGTTTGCCGTAGGCGTGCGCGGGGCCGTGGAGTTCCTGCTGAACTTCGATTGGCAAGGCTACAAGAAGCTACGGGCCGCGAAGGTGGAAGTAGTGAAGCAAGCCCAAACAATGGATGCCGAAAAAGCTCGCCCCCACGAAGCCTCTGCCGTGGAGCTAGAGTGGCCCGGCGGCATGAAGCCAGGTTATATGAGGGCACAAGTTGATGTATCGGTGCACGGGTAA
- the cdaA gene encoding diadenylate cyclase CdaA: MIGTFAIGFLRIGWIDIVDVLLVTVLFYQLYKLLTGSVALKIFLGLMSVYLFYLVVKAAGMELLTSILGQFMSVGVLAGIILFQQEIRRFLLNVGKATALDRVRVFPWRREEPTRMSVTPFVEAAKSLAGKNIGALIAFTMASDLKFYANSGDNIDAVVSKRLIMSIFNKTSPLHDGAVIIANNRIQAARCILPVSENPDVPASMGLRHRAAIGLTEVTDSVVLVVSEETGQISLVRGGEVFRNLAPADLRARLNEMLYDVKPKTSSSTTGTEKTVAA; the protein is encoded by the coding sequence GTGATTGGCACCTTCGCTATCGGCTTCCTGCGCATTGGCTGGATCGACATCGTGGATGTGTTGTTGGTCACGGTCTTGTTCTACCAGCTCTATAAACTGCTGACTGGCAGTGTGGCCCTGAAGATTTTTTTGGGCCTCATGTCAGTGTATCTGTTTTATCTGGTGGTGAAAGCCGCTGGCATGGAACTGCTTACCTCAATTTTGGGGCAGTTTATGAGCGTGGGAGTGCTAGCCGGCATCATTCTGTTTCAGCAGGAAATTCGTCGGTTTTTGCTGAACGTGGGCAAAGCCACGGCGCTCGACCGGGTGCGGGTTTTCCCGTGGCGCCGCGAAGAGCCCACCCGCATGAGCGTGACTCCTTTCGTCGAAGCTGCCAAGAGCCTAGCCGGCAAGAACATTGGTGCGCTCATTGCCTTTACGATGGCCTCTGATCTGAAATTTTACGCCAACTCCGGCGACAACATCGACGCAGTGGTGAGCAAGCGTCTCATCATGAGTATCTTCAACAAAACCAGCCCGCTCCACGACGGAGCCGTTATCATCGCCAACAACCGCATTCAGGCGGCGCGCTGCATCTTGCCGGTGAGCGAAAACCCCGATGTGCCAGCTTCGATGGGCCTGCGCCACCGCGCCGCCATTGGCCTGACGGAAGTAACGGACAGTGTGGTGCTGGTGGTGAGCGAGGAAACAGGCCAGATATCGCTCGTGCGCGGCGGCGAAGTGTTCCGCAACCTAGCTCCCGCCGACTTACGGGCCCGGCTCAATGAGATGCTGTACGACGTAAAGCCCAAAACGTCGTCGAGCACAACCGGCACCGAGAAAACGGTAGCAGCCTAG
- the folP gene encoding dihydropteroate synthase yields the protein MIQTAAKDTCFSPRQTLCCPGGRLLDLRQPQVMGILNLTPDSFFADSRVASQANHTDLLRRAEAMLKAGAAVLDLGAYSSRPGAEDISATEEQHRLLPALVALRETFPEAIISVDTFRASVADEAVAAGADIINDISGGTLDETMFATVGRLRVPYILMHMRGTPQTMTQHTDYAADIVVELVRYFRDKLAALRDAGVVDVVLDPGFGFAKTPAQSHELLRRLEELQVLGLPVLAGLSRKGLVYKPLGLTAEEALPGTIALNTVALLNGAKLLRVHDVAEAVQAVRLVSATYASLTP from the coding sequence ATGATCCAGACCGCTGCGAAAGATACGTGTTTTTCCCCGAGGCAAACCTTATGCTGTCCTGGTGGCCGCCTCTTGGATCTGCGCCAGCCGCAGGTGATGGGTATCCTGAACCTGACGCCCGATTCGTTTTTCGCCGATAGTCGCGTTGCCAGCCAAGCCAACCACACCGATCTGCTCCGCCGGGCCGAAGCCATGCTCAAAGCTGGCGCGGCCGTACTCGACCTAGGTGCCTACTCCTCGCGCCCCGGCGCTGAAGACATTAGCGCCACGGAAGAGCAGCACCGCCTACTGCCTGCCTTAGTAGCCTTGCGCGAAACCTTCCCGGAGGCAATCATTTCCGTCGATACGTTTCGCGCCAGCGTTGCCGACGAGGCCGTAGCCGCCGGTGCCGACATCATCAACGACATCAGTGGCGGCACGCTCGACGAGACTATGTTTGCCACTGTTGGGCGGTTGCGGGTGCCATACATACTTATGCACATGCGCGGCACACCCCAGACTATGACCCAGCACACCGACTATGCCGCCGATATTGTGGTGGAGCTGGTGCGCTATTTCCGCGACAAGCTGGCAGCCCTTCGGGACGCTGGCGTGGTGGATGTCGTGCTCGATCCTGGCTTTGGGTTTGCCAAAACGCCCGCGCAGAGCCATGAACTACTGCGGCGCCTAGAAGAACTGCAAGTTCTTGGCTTACCCGTATTAGCAGGGCTCTCGCGCAAAGGCTTGGTGTACAAACCCCTAGGCTTGACGGCAGAGGAAGCCCTGCCCGGCACCATCGCGCTTAACACTGTTGCTTTGCTCAACGGGGCCAAACTACTGCGCGTACATGATGTAGCGGAGGCCGTTCAAGCCGTCCGCCTCGTTTCTGCAACCTATGCTTCTTTAACTCCGTGA
- a CDS encoding DUF1599 domain-containing protein, with protein MQTQTQHEYNQVISHCRALFLAKTHDYGTAWRILRLPSVTDQIYIKAQRIRSIQEKGKQLIADGVDEEFVAIINYCVIALMQLHLPTDAPMELDPDRVADAYDEEVGVNSQLLFAKNHDYGEAWRQMRVESITDIILMKLHRTKQIEDLGGNTYVSEGVEANYRDMLNYAVFALIKRNFATSNEGAA; from the coding sequence TTGCAAACCCAAACCCAGCACGAGTACAACCAAGTAATTAGCCATTGCAGAGCGCTATTCTTGGCCAAGACGCACGACTACGGCACGGCGTGGCGCATCCTGCGGCTACCTTCTGTTACAGACCAGATTTACATCAAGGCACAGCGCATCCGCTCGATTCAGGAGAAGGGCAAACAGCTGATAGCCGACGGCGTCGACGAAGAGTTTGTGGCCATCATCAACTATTGCGTCATTGCGCTCATGCAGTTGCACCTGCCCACTGATGCGCCGATGGAGTTAGATCCGGACCGTGTAGCCGATGCCTACGATGAGGAAGTGGGAGTCAACAGTCAGCTGCTGTTCGCCAAAAACCACGACTATGGCGAGGCTTGGCGGCAGATGCGGGTGGAGAGCATCACCGATATCATTCTGATGAAGCTGCACCGCACCAAGCAGATCGAAGACCTAGGGGGCAATACCTACGTGTCGGAAGGAGTGGAGGCTAACTACCGTGATATGCTGAATTATGCGGTATTTGCGCTCATCAAGCGGAACTTTGCTACGAGCAACGAAGGAGCAGCATAA
- a CDS encoding BT_3928 family protein: MKLVTRICWALLGGLFIFSGLIKLNDPIGTALKLEEYFEVFAQDFGSFFLNFRTIARTLSIVLSSSEVVLGVALLLRWQMRQIMWALLGLLVFFAFLTFYSAAFNKVTDCGCFGDFIKLTPWASFTKDLFLLGLWAVVHYNHRYLRRTFARGTLGVMYITVATAVAVGIGVRALGHLPYFDFLPYKVGNDIGKLMKPSAQLRYKYIMTRNGETKDFTDYPTDTTWKFKQMVALNPEAGPKITDFKVWNDEGDFTQQIMEGNRLVLIVQSTESADRDRFEQFNDLFAQVAKSRKHISTLVITSSSPAEFDAFRHDVNLAVPFYYADATVLKSMIRSNPGLLLLQNGVVKGKYHYHDIPDAGKLEELL, encoded by the coding sequence ATGAAACTCGTTACGCGTATTTGTTGGGCGCTGCTTGGCGGCCTGTTTATCTTCTCTGGCCTGATCAAACTCAACGACCCCATCGGTACGGCGTTGAAGCTGGAGGAATACTTTGAGGTATTTGCGCAGGACTTTGGGTCGTTTTTCCTGAACTTCCGCACTATTGCGCGCACGCTGTCGATTGTGTTGAGCTCCTCGGAAGTAGTGCTAGGTGTGGCCTTGTTGCTACGCTGGCAAATGCGTCAGATTATGTGGGCGCTGCTGGGGCTGCTGGTCTTCTTTGCTTTCCTCACGTTCTACTCGGCTGCCTTCAACAAGGTAACGGACTGCGGCTGCTTCGGCGACTTTATTAAGCTCACGCCGTGGGCTTCCTTTACCAAGGACTTGTTCTTACTAGGATTGTGGGCCGTGGTGCACTATAACCATCGTTACCTGCGGCGCACCTTTGCGCGTGGCACGCTCGGGGTCATGTACATCACGGTGGCTACCGCCGTAGCGGTTGGCATCGGAGTGCGGGCCCTAGGTCACTTGCCCTACTTCGATTTTCTACCCTATAAGGTGGGCAATGATATCGGCAAACTCATGAAGCCTTCGGCGCAGTTGCGCTACAAGTACATCATGACGCGTAACGGCGAGACGAAGGACTTTACCGACTACCCGACTGATACCACCTGGAAGTTCAAGCAGATGGTGGCGCTAAACCCCGAAGCCGGGCCCAAAATCACCGACTTCAAGGTGTGGAACGACGAAGGCGACTTTACGCAGCAAATCATGGAGGGCAATCGTCTCGTGCTAATCGTGCAAAGCACCGAAAGCGCCGACCGCGACCGGTTTGAGCAGTTCAATGATTTGTTTGCTCAAGTAGCCAAGTCGCGCAAGCACATTTCTACGCTGGTCATCACGAGCAGTAGCCCGGCCGAGTTCGACGCCTTTCGCCACGATGTGAACCTAGCGGTGCCTTTCTATTACGCGGATGCTACCGTGCTCAAATCCATGATTCGCTCGAACCCGGGGTTGTTGCTGTTGCAGAACGGTGTGGTGAAAGGCAAATACCACTACCACGACATTCCCGACGCCGGAAAGCTAGAGGAACTATTATAG
- a CDS encoding ABC transporter permease has protein sequence MVSFIFRRLSQGILILLGVALTVFFLFTVLPGDPVALLAGQRSDPATRAAIAADLGLDQPVSSQLAGYLNDVLPVGIHSRDSAGVAKYGGVALLPLGAKALVLKKPYLRRSFQSNKEVLSILLDHFTGTLWLALAAMLLAAVFGILFGVLAALKPHTWLDRSLITVSVLGISVPSFVAGILIAMTFGFYWSRWTGLNLTGQLYETDPFTGTHLVLRNLVLPAVALGIRPLAVITQLTRSSMLDVLSQDYIRTARAKGLSGYHTVVGHALRNALNPVITAVSGWLASLMAGAFFIEYIFNWKGLGTVTLRAVENLDFPIVMGATIFIAFLFVLINIVVDVLYAVLDPRVKLS, from the coding sequence ATGGTTTCTTTCATCTTCCGCCGCTTAAGCCAAGGCATACTGATCCTGTTGGGCGTAGCGCTTACGGTATTTTTTCTGTTCACCGTATTGCCCGGCGACCCGGTGGCCTTACTAGCTGGTCAGCGCTCCGACCCCGCTACCCGCGCTGCCATTGCCGCCGACCTAGGCTTGGATCAGCCCGTATCTTCGCAGCTTGCGGGCTACCTCAATGATGTATTGCCCGTGGGCATCCATTCGCGCGACTCGGCGGGAGTAGCTAAGTACGGCGGCGTAGCACTGTTGCCCCTAGGTGCTAAGGCATTGGTTCTGAAGAAACCGTATCTGCGGCGCTCCTTCCAAAGCAACAAAGAAGTGCTGAGCATCTTACTCGACCACTTCACGGGCACGCTCTGGTTGGCACTGGCCGCCATGCTACTAGCGGCGGTATTCGGTATTTTGTTTGGCGTGTTGGCCGCGTTGAAGCCCCACACGTGGCTCGACCGTTCACTCATTACGGTGTCGGTGCTTGGCATTTCGGTGCCGTCGTTTGTGGCCGGTATTCTCATCGCCATGACGTTCGGCTTCTACTGGAGCCGCTGGACGGGGCTCAACCTCACAGGTCAACTCTACGAAACGGATCCGTTTACGGGCACCCACCTAGTGTTGCGCAACTTAGTGCTGCCCGCTGTGGCCTTAGGTATTCGCCCATTGGCCGTTATTACGCAGCTTACCCGTAGCTCTATGTTGGACGTGCTCAGCCAAGATTACATTCGGACGGCTAGGGCAAAAGGGCTTTCTGGCTACCACACGGTAGTAGGGCATGCGTTACGCAACGCACTAAATCCGGTTATTACCGCTGTTTCGGGGTGGCTGGCCTCGCTCATGGCCGGCGCTTTTTTCATTGAGTATATCTTCAATTGGAAGGGGCTCGGTACCGTCACCTTGCGCGCCGTCGAGAACCTAGATTTCCCCATCGTGATGGGTGCCACCATCTTTATTGCCTTTCTATTTGTGCTGATCAATATCGTCGTTGATGTGCTCTACGCCGTGTTAGATCCGCGAGTGAAGTTGAGCTAG
- a CDS encoding shikimate kinase, with protein MRFHLIGMPGAGKTTLGRGLATFYGVPFYDLDEEIVRQEGRSIAAMFEQEGETYFREREAATLQTILAERDRMVLATGGGTPCFHQNLDLLLATGLTIYLEVPVEELVRRLVRAAAARPLLANLPDPQALETRLRETLATRERFYSRAHLRCTGTYSVESIQRLIMHYQTTG; from the coding sequence ATGCGTTTTCACCTAATTGGTATGCCGGGAGCGGGTAAAACTACCCTAGGTCGCGGCCTGGCTACTTTCTACGGAGTCCCTTTCTACGACTTAGACGAGGAAATTGTCCGCCAAGAAGGCCGTAGTATCGCTGCAATGTTTGAGCAGGAGGGAGAGACTTACTTTCGCGAACGGGAAGCCGCCACGTTGCAAACAATTCTGGCGGAGCGTGATAGAATGGTGTTGGCTACGGGTGGTGGTACGCCCTGTTTTCACCAAAACCTCGACTTACTGCTAGCTACCGGGCTAACGATTTACTTGGAAGTGCCAGTTGAAGAACTCGTACGCCGCTTGGTGCGCGCCGCTGCTGCCCGTCCCCTTTTAGCTAACCTGCCCGACCCGCAGGCCCTAGAAACTCGCTTGCGCGAAACCTTAGCCACCCGCGAACGGTTCTACTCCCGTGCCCACTTGCGCTGCACCGGTACTTATTCGGTAGAAAGCATTCAGCGGTTGATTATGCATTACCAAACTACCGGGTGA
- a CDS encoding sterol desaturase family protein, translated as MNTASAAPEPDVKPTPTPTPGTIKPKQKGSAQLFKNPVLERLTHTHIAGPLTIFFSVAAVSLYYGLSRGLLTGLSAFGLFLAGWFLFTLVEYLVHRYVYHIEASTPGRAKFQYTMHGVHHEFPKDKTRLAMPPILTVFVASLLFFIFRFTFGNAGFGILAGFVFGYALYLFVHYAIHVYAPPKNFLKVWWHHHAQHHYRQDEVAFGVSSTLWDHIVGTMPDKKN; from the coding sequence ATGAACACTGCCTCCGCCGCTCCTGAGCCCGATGTGAAGCCCACGCCCACGCCGACGCCTGGTACAATTAAGCCCAAGCAGAAAGGCTCCGCTCAGCTGTTTAAGAATCCCGTTCTAGAGCGTTTAACCCATACGCACATTGCGGGCCCACTCACCATCTTTTTCAGTGTAGCAGCCGTTAGCCTCTATTACGGTCTGAGCCGCGGTTTACTCACAGGGCTATCTGCTTTTGGGCTGTTCCTAGCCGGCTGGTTTCTCTTCACGTTAGTCGAATATTTGGTGCACCGCTATGTGTATCATATAGAGGCCTCCACGCCAGGACGCGCGAAGTTCCAGTACACCATGCACGGCGTGCACCATGAGTTCCCGAAAGACAAAACTCGCCTCGCTATGCCTCCTATCCTGACGGTGTTTGTGGCGTCGTTGCTGTTCTTCATCTTCCGCTTCACCTTTGGTAATGCAGGTTTTGGGATCCTAGCTGGCTTCGTGTTTGGCTATGCGCTGTACTTATTTGTGCACTATGCCATTCACGTATACGCACCACCGAAGAACTTCTTAAAGGTTTGGTGGCATCACCACGCCCAACATCACTACCGGCAAGATGAGGTAGCATTTGGGGTGTCGAGTACCCTATGGGACCACATCGTTGGTACCATGCCGGATAAGAAAAACTAA